In a single window of the Cucumis melo cultivar AY chromosome 11, USDA_Cmelo_AY_1.0, whole genome shotgun sequence genome:
- the LOC103497714 gene encoding U-box domain-containing protein 33-like, with amino-acid sequence MAGSGGEDWVYVAVGNDINECKMNLVYAIKHSGGRRICILHVHEPAKSIPILGTKFLASSMEEEEVNAYRELERQDANKILDVFLLLCHQAGAQAEKLYFESDKIKKGIVELVSLHGIRSLVMGAAADKYYSRKMTKIRSRKAMYVHLNAAASCQIQFVCKGQLIRIREACPQEAHADISPSSPQSQNINGVSWRTDQFGQFNGRISNSPSIVMERLTISETISNASGTWSPFERSYATSPSSGCTDVASSRSEEDSYGLGLSSPLRLTNFAPNTSPHLSGFQQDGNANDSLYIQLEKAITDAANARREAFREALKRAKAEKELDESICWAKVSETLYAEESRGRKDAEEALSKEREELDNVKNQVNEMMKDLQIARNNELKLENQIAQSDEMVKELEQKILSAIQLLHNYKNDRDELLKQRDEALQELDDIRKRQVEARSQRSAQLISEFSFSEIVEATRKFVPSLKIVEGENGSMYKGLLYNTEVSIKMLCSHNLQNPVEFQREVDALSKLRHPNLATLIGVCPEACILVYDYFPNGNLEDRLACKDNSSPLSWKTRILIATDLCSALIFIHSNKICKIVHGDMKPSNVLLDANYVPKLAGFGICHFLTHDEKSSYNENLSVGHDAMGNHEFPLTTAFDVYSFGMVLLSLLTGQSYLRMEEDVQIAIKKRKLKDVLDPRAGDWPFVQAEQLAQLALRCCNTDSTYRPDLMSDAWRVLEPMRASCGGSLSVCLSFGDQQVQPPPYFICPIFQEVMEDPHVAADGFTYEAEALRGWLDSGHDTSPMTNLRLDHQNLVPNRALRSVIQEWLQQHQ; translated from the exons ATGGCTGGTAGTGGTGGAGAAGATTGGGTTTATGTGGCTGTGGGAAATGATATAAACGAGTGTAAAATGAATTTGGTTTATGCTATAAAGCACTCAGGTGGGAGGAGGATTTGCATCCTTCATGTTCATGAGCCAGCAAAGTCTATTCCAATCT TGGGAACAAAATTTTTGGCAAGTTCTATGGAAGAAGAGGAAGTAAATGCATATCGCGAACTTGAGAGGCAGGATGCTAATAAGATTCTCGATGTATTTCTTCTCCTCTGTCACCAAGCTGGG GCTCAGGCAGAGAAACTTTATTTTGAGTCCGACAAAATTAAGAAGGGAATTGTCGAACTTGTCTCGCTTCATGGAATTAGAAGCCTTGTTATGGGTGCAGCAGCAGACAAGTATTACTCAAG aaaaatgacaaaaatcaGGTCGAGGAAAGCTATGTATGTTCACCTGAACGCAGCAGCTTCCTGTCAAATTCAGTTTGTTTGCAAAGGGCAGTTGATTCGTATTAG GGAAGCTTGTCCACAGGAAGCTCATGCAGATATCTCACCATCATCACCTCAGTCACAGAACATCAACGGGGTAAGTTGGAGAACAGATCAGTTTGGCCAATTTAATGGGAGAATAAGCAACAGTCCATCAATTGTCATGGAAAGGCTTACGATTTCAGAGACCATTTCAAATGCTAGTGGGACTTGGAGCCCTTTTGAACGTTCATATGCAACAAGTCCTTCTAGTGGGTGTACGGATGTTGCATCTTCCAGGTCTGAGGAAGATTCCTATGGACTAGGATTAAGTTCTCCTCTTCGGTTGACAAATTTTGCTCCCAACACTTCTCCTCACTTGTCG gGATTCCAGCAAGATGGAAATGCTAATGATAGTCTTTATATTCAACTTGAAAAGGCGATAACTGATGCAGCAAACGCCAGGCGAGAAGCCTTTAGAGAGGCATTGAAGCGAGCAAAAGCTGAAAAAGAACTTGACGAATCTATTTGCTGG GCTAAAGTTTCTGAAACCTTGTATGCTGAAGAGTCAAGGGGAAGGAAAGACGCTGAAGAAGCACTgtcaaaagaaagagaagaactTGACAATGTGAAAAACCAAGTAAATGAAATGATGAAGGATCTCCAAATTGCCCGAAACAACGAATTAAAATTAGAGAACCAAATTGCACAATCTGATGAGATGGTGAAGGAGTTGGAGCAGAAGATCCTCTCAGCCATACAACTGCTgcataattataaaaatgatcGAGATGAGTTGCTGAAGCAACGAGATGAAGCACTCCAAGAATTGGATGACATAAGGAAAAGACAAGTAGAGGCCAGATCTCAACGTAGTGCTCAACTAATCTCTGAATTCTCATTCTCAGAAATTGTAGAAGCGACCCGGAAATTTGTTCCCTCCCTTAAGATTGTAGAGGGTGAAAATGGAAGCATGTATAAAGGCCTGCTGTATAACACTGAGGTTTCCATAAAAATGCTCTGTTCTCATAACTTGCAGAATCCAGTAGAGTTTCAACGTGAG GTCGATGCGTTGAGTAAGCTTAGACATCCCAATCTTGCCACGCTTATTGGAGTCTGTCCCGAGGCTTGTATTCTTGTTTATGACTATTTTCCTAATGGAAATTTAGAAGATAGGCTAGCTTGCAAGGACAATTCTTCTCCGTTATCATGGAAAACTCGGATACTTATTGCTACAGACTTATGCTCAGCTCTTATATTTATTCATTCGAATAAAATTTGCAAGATTGTTCACGGTGACATGAAGCCTTCCAATGTACTATTGGATGCAAATTATGTTCCTAAACTTGCAGGATTTGGAATTTGTCATTTTTTGACTCATGATGAAAAGTCGAGTTACAATGAGAATTTATCTGTTGGACATGATGCGATGGGCAATCATGAATTCCCCCTCACAACAGCATTCGACGTTTATTCATTTGGCATGGTATTGCTAAGTTTGTTAACTGGACAATCATACTTGAGGATGGAAGAAGATGTCCAGATCGCCATAAAGAAACGAAAATTGAAAGATGTATTGGATCCACGAGCAGGGGACTGGCCGTTCGTGCAGGCTGAACAGCTAGCCCAGCTGGCACTGAGGTGTTGCAATACAGATAGTACGTACAGGCCAGACCTTATGTCTGATGCGTGGAGAGTACTTGAGCCAATGAGGGCTTCTTGTGGAGGTTCACTATCAGTTTGCCTAAGCTTTGGGGACCAGCAAGTGCAACCTCCTCCTTATTTCATATGTCCTATTTTTCAG GAAGTCATGGAGGATCCTCATGTAGCAGCTGACGGGTTTACCTACGAGGCAGAAGCTTTGAGAGGATGGTTGGACAGTGGGCACGACACTTCACCGATGACGAACCTAAGGCTCGATCACCAAAACCTCGTTCCCAACCGTGCTCTTCGTTCTGTAATTCAAGAATGGTTGCAACAGCACCAGTAA
- the LOC103497718 gene encoding rop guanine nucleotide exchange factor 3 produces MDKFSISDENFHLGFRPSSSSMDLNDHSTISDTSGQSPASGYSFSYCRTSSDASAFSDPTTDDSSFCTEPSPAILGRQCTRKYKHAAGDKADDHDAMDSEMEMMKERFAKLLLGEDMSGSGKGVCTAVTISNAITNLYATVFGQNLKLEPLPPEKKAMWKREMSCLLSVCDYIVEFFTLSQTLEDGTSLEVLNSRQRSDICLNLPALQKLDMMLLDILDSFQDTEFWYAEKGSVSSNSNRSRSGSFRRLSLQKEEKWWLPVPCIPSCGLSENARKHLRNKRECANQIHKAAMAINSTILAEMDIPESFIDTLPKSGKASIGDTIYRYMYSADKFSPEHLLDCLNIGSEHDALELADRIEASMYTWRRKACLSHSKSSWELVKDLMAETEKSDKNTILAERAETLLLSLKQRFPELSQTTLDTSKIQYNRDVGQAVLESYSRVLEGLAFNIVAWIEDVLFSDRSIRNQD; encoded by the exons ATGGACAAATTTTCCATCTCTGACGAAAATTTCCATCTGGGTTTCCGTCCTTCTTCGTCTTCCATGGATCTAAATGATCATTCCACCATTTCTGACACTTCCGGTCAGTCTCCGGCGAGTGGCTACTCTTTCTCTTACTGCAGAACTAGCTCCGATGCTTCTGCTTTCTCTGACCCCACTACCGACGACAGTAGTTTCTGCACTGAGCCATCTCCGGCGATTCTGGGAAGACAGTGTACCAGAAAATATAAACACGCCGCCGGAGACAAGGCTGACGATCATGACGCCATGGATTCCG AAATGGAGATGATGAAGGAGAGATTTGCAAAGCTTTTGCTAGGAGAAGACATGTCAGGAAGTGGGAAAGGCGTCTGTACTGCCGTTACAATTTCAAACGCCATTACTAATCTTTACG CCACGGTGTTTGGACAGAATCTGAAACTAGAGCCATTGCCACCGGAGAAGAAAGCAATGTGGAAGAGAGAGATGAGTTGTTTGTTATCTGTTTGTGATTACATTGTTGAGTTCTTCACTTTATCTCAAACTTTGGAGGATGGAACATCACTGGag GTGTTGAACAGCAGGCAAAGGTCAGATATATGTCTAAACCTTCCAGCATTGCAAAAGCTTGACATGATGCTCTTg GACATTTTAGACAGCTTTCAGGACACTGAGTTCTGGTATGCCGAAAAAGGAAGCGTGTCGTCGAACTCGAATCGATCAAGATCTGGTTCGTTTCGCCGACTCTCATTGCAAAAAGAGGAGAAATGGTGGCTACCAGTTCCCTGCATTCCTTCGTGTGGTCTATCAGAGAATGCGCGAAAACATCTCCGAAATAAACGGGAATGTGCAAATCAAATCCATAAAGCTGCTATGGCCATCAATAGTACCATACTTGCTGAAATGGACATTCCAGAGTCATTCATAGACACTCTTCCAAAG AGTGGGAAGGCAAGTATAGGCGATACGATATACCGCTACATGTATAGTGCAGACAAATTCTCACCCGAACATCTACTCGATTGCTTGAACATAGGATCCGAACACGATGCGCTCGAACTTGCCGATCGAATCGAGGCTTCGATGTATACATGGAGAAGGAAAGCATGTCTAAGCCACTCAAAATCCTCCTGGGAATTGGTGAAGGATCTAATGGCAGAAACCGAAAAGAGCGACAAAAACACTATTTTGGCTGAAAGAGCTGAGACCTTACTTCTGTCCTTGAAACAAAGGTTTCCAGAACTTTCTCAAACGACCTTAGACACTAGCAAGATTCAATACAATAGG GATGTTGGACAGGCAGTGTTGGAGAGTTACTCAAGAGTGTTGGAAGGATTGGCATTCAACATTGTTGCTTGGATTGAAGATGTTCTCTTTTCTGATAGGTCCATAAGAAACCAAGATTAG
- the LOC103497715 gene encoding uncharacterized protein LOC103497715 produces the protein MERPQKSRPPEIIKLNDAAKLAAQLMSKMTNSEWKETGVDNESTAIEPEMRPPRLGLGAKVTRHFRNGPSNDPLDRKLYAKLDAGKKQAARKMSEETPVLDNKDDDSDDEEEESRTAIFNKKRAAKPVTMPPFQGKKKRR, from the exons ATGGAGAGGCCGCAGAAATCTAGACCTCCCGAAATTATTAAGCTGAATGATGCAGCGAAATTG GCAGCACAGTTGATGAGCAAGATGACTAATTCCGAGTGGAAAGAAACTGGAGTTGATAATGAATCAACTGCAATTGAACCCGAGATGCGACCTCCTAG ACTTGGACTTGGAGCCAAAGTAACACGCCATTTCAGAAATGGACCGTCTAATGACCCACTTGATAGAAAACTATATGCCAAATTAGATGCTGGGAAAAAACAAGCTGCTAGAAAGATGTCGGAGGAGACTCCCGTACTTGACAATAAGGATGACGACAgcgatgatgaagaagaagagagtagAACTGCCATCTTCAATAAGAAGCGAGCAGCAAAGCCAGTAACCATGCCTCCTTTCCAGGGGAAGAAGAAGCGAAGGTAA